One genomic region from Nocardioides plantarum encodes:
- a CDS encoding AI-2E family transporter — protein sequence MNDDAPHEPVRPADDAEPEQQRRRRLRRRQEIEDAEREERVTARIAHHWAQLRDERRGEPAPAVIVSGPSNFSRAQVPWGVDLAAAWAWRFLVIVVAGYFIVMAIDRLREVTVPLAIALLIAALVSPLVRALGRIGVPRGPASLLTVLLTLGVIAGLLTLAGQQIAAGADDLASSTADGLGQIRDWLKTGPLHASDSQINDYIESAQKEITAQVQQGDIAGRVTEVGSTISQIFTGLFIVLFATYFFLADGDRIWAFLVRLSPRAARARVDSSGRVAWTSLTQFVRATVIVAATDAAGVMIGAAVLGVPFVFPIGVVVFLGAFVPLVGAFVAGGVAVLVALVAEGPVVALLMLGVIVLVQQLESHILQPFLMGRWVAVHPLAVIIAIATGIVLAGITGALIAVPLTAVVNAVVTHLASYTGPGADPVHELAEDYGEQESTEPVEDRSDVDAVMKADHQTAQAEVEDDVQR from the coding sequence GTGAACGACGACGCCCCCCACGAGCCGGTCCGTCCGGCCGACGACGCCGAGCCCGAGCAGCAGCGCCGCAGACGTCTCCGTCGCCGCCAGGAGATCGAGGACGCCGAGCGCGAGGAGCGCGTGACGGCGCGGATCGCCCACCACTGGGCGCAGCTGCGCGACGAGCGACGCGGCGAGCCGGCGCCGGCCGTCATCGTCTCGGGTCCCTCCAACTTCAGCCGGGCGCAGGTGCCGTGGGGCGTCGACCTGGCCGCCGCGTGGGCGTGGCGGTTCCTGGTGATCGTGGTGGCCGGCTACTTCATCGTGATGGCCATCGACCGGCTGCGCGAGGTCACCGTGCCGCTCGCCATCGCCCTGCTCATCGCTGCGCTGGTGAGTCCCCTCGTGCGTGCGCTCGGTCGCATCGGGGTGCCCCGCGGCCCGGCATCGCTGCTGACCGTGCTGCTGACGCTCGGGGTCATCGCGGGCCTGCTCACCCTGGCCGGCCAGCAGATCGCCGCCGGCGCCGACGACCTGGCGTCGTCGACGGCCGACGGCCTGGGCCAGATCCGCGACTGGCTCAAGACCGGGCCGCTGCACGCCAGTGACTCGCAGATCAACGACTACATCGAGTCGGCGCAGAAGGAGATCACCGCTCAGGTGCAGCAGGGCGACATCGCCGGCCGGGTCACCGAGGTCGGCAGCACCATCAGCCAGATCTTCACCGGGCTCTTCATCGTCCTGTTCGCCACCTACTTCTTCCTCGCCGACGGCGACCGCATCTGGGCGTTCCTCGTGCGCCTGTCGCCGCGCGCCGCCCGTGCGCGGGTCGACAGCAGCGGCCGGGTGGCCTGGACCTCGCTGACCCAGTTCGTGCGGGCCACCGTGATCGTGGCAGCGACCGACGCGGCCGGGGTGATGATCGGCGCCGCCGTCCTCGGGGTGCCCTTCGTCTTCCCGATCGGCGTCGTGGTGTTCCTCGGCGCCTTCGTGCCGCTCGTCGGCGCGTTCGTGGCCGGCGGGGTCGCCGTGCTGGTGGCCCTGGTGGCCGAGGGGCCGGTCGTGGCCCTGCTCATGCTGGGCGTGATCGTGCTGGTGCAGCAGCTGGAGTCGCACATCCTCCAGCCGTTCCTGATGGGCCGCTGGGTCGCCGTCCACCCCCTCGCCGTGATCATCGCGATCGCCACCGGCATCGTGCTGGCCGGCATCACCGGCGCGCTGATCGCCGTCCCGCTCACCGCCGTCGTCAACGCGGTCGTCACCCACCTCGCGAGCTACACCGGGCCGGGGGCGGACCCGGTGCACGAGCTCGCCGAGGACTACGGCGAGCAGGAGTCCACCGAGCCCGTGGAGGACCGGTCCGACGTCGACGCCGTGATGAAGGCCGACCACCAGACCGCCCAGGCCGAGGTCGAGGACGATGTCCAGCGCTGA
- a CDS encoding glutamate mutase L, giving the protein MPSADAPAPTDLVLCVDVGSTFTKATLVDLTSARVVGHAEHRTTIDTDVLDGVDACVAALDAAGVPLLACSSAGGGLRVAVVGNEELVTAEAGRRVALSSGGKVVAVVAAAAGGFGLDDLAQPDVVLLTGGTDGGNTEVILAAAVALVATGWSGPVVVAGNVDATQAVSEVLAGLPVVTADNVVPRIGVLRPEGARAAIREVFLAHVIGGKQLSARDGGAAFVSMVRGATPDVVLTGVEVLAREHAEDVVVVDVGGATTDVHSIVELDPEDGALARDVVAPTAVTRTVEADLGMRWSALTTVEAALRDGPGGPSSSTGLRDLEPAARARAERPSYLPESEGDRDDDEAIARVAIGLALRRHAGRSRVVVGPGGRVIERTGTDLREVGLVVASGGVLRHGRPGVTARVLDGSIGPDLEGGWQLPERPAVVVDADYVLAAVGLLVGEHPEVARRLARTLADGAGDVVRP; this is encoded by the coding sequence GTGCCCTCGGCTGACGCTCCCGCCCCGACGGATCTGGTGCTCTGCGTCGACGTCGGATCGACCTTCACGAAGGCCACCCTGGTCGACCTGACGTCGGCGCGCGTCGTCGGCCACGCCGAGCACCGCACCACGATCGACACCGACGTCCTCGACGGCGTCGACGCGTGCGTGGCGGCCCTCGACGCGGCGGGCGTGCCGCTGCTGGCCTGCTCCAGCGCGGGCGGCGGCCTGCGGGTCGCCGTCGTCGGCAACGAGGAGCTCGTCACCGCCGAGGCAGGGCGCCGGGTGGCGCTGTCCAGCGGCGGCAAGGTCGTGGCGGTCGTGGCGGCGGCCGCGGGCGGGTTCGGCCTCGACGACCTGGCCCAGCCCGACGTGGTGCTGCTGACCGGGGGCACCGACGGCGGCAACACCGAGGTCATCCTGGCCGCGGCCGTCGCGCTGGTCGCGACCGGCTGGTCGGGGCCGGTGGTCGTGGCGGGCAACGTCGACGCGACCCAGGCGGTGTCCGAGGTGCTCGCCGGCCTGCCGGTGGTGACCGCCGACAACGTGGTGCCCCGGATCGGCGTCCTGCGGCCCGAGGGGGCCCGGGCCGCGATCCGCGAGGTGTTCCTCGCCCACGTCATCGGCGGCAAGCAGCTGAGCGCCCGCGACGGCGGCGCGGCCTTCGTCTCGATGGTGCGCGGCGCCACGCCCGACGTCGTGCTGACCGGGGTCGAGGTGCTGGCCCGCGAGCACGCCGAGGACGTCGTCGTCGTCGACGTGGGCGGCGCGACCACCGACGTGCACTCGATCGTCGAGCTCGACCCCGAGGACGGCGCGCTGGCCCGCGACGTCGTGGCCCCGACCGCGGTCACCCGCACCGTCGAGGCCGACCTCGGCATGCGGTGGTCGGCGCTGACGACCGTGGAGGCCGCCCTTCGAGACGGGCCCGGGGGGCCCTCCTCGAGCACCGGCCTGCGCGACCTCGAGCCGGCGGCCCGCGCCCGGGCCGAGCGGCCGTCGTACCTCCCGGAGAGCGAGGGCGACCGCGACGACGACGAGGCGATCGCCCGGGTCGCGATCGGGCTCGCGCTGCGTCGCCACGCGGGGCGCTCGCGGGTCGTCGTGGGACCCGGGGGACGGGTCATCGAGCGCACCGGCACCGACCTGCGCGAGGTGGGGCTGGTGGTGGCCTCCGGCGGCGTGCTCCGCCACGGTCGTCCGGGCGTGACCGCGCGGGTCCTCGACGGGAGCATCGGGCCCGATCTCGAGGGCGGCTGGCAGCTTCCCGAGCGCCCGGCCGTCGTGGTCGACGCCGACTACGTCCTCGCCGCGGTGGGGCTGCTCGTGGGCGAGCACCCGGAGGTGGCCCGTCGCCTGGCACGCACCCTTGCGGACGGTGCTGGCGACGTGGTCCGACCCTAG
- a CDS encoding cystathionine gamma-synthase, producing MSEQEHHLKAGFETRAIHAGYEPDPTTGAVIPPIYATSTYKQDGVGGLRGGYEYSRSANPTRTALEGALAAVEEGERAFTFSSGLAAEDTLVRATCRPGDHVVLPDDAYGGTFRLFDKVERAWGVEHTPAPVTDVDAVRAAIRPGQTRLVWLETPTNPLLNVGDIEALAAVAHEAGALLVVDNTFASPYLQQPLTLGADVVVHSTTKYVGGHSDVVGGALVVRDLDLAEKLTFHQNAIGAVPGPFDSFLTHRGLKTLGVRMDRHCDNAEAVVAFLAEHPGVVEVIYPGLPEHPGHAVASRQMKRYGGMVAFRVVGGEDKALAVCERAQVFTLAESLGGIESLIEHPGRMTHASVAGTALEVPADLVRLSVGIESIDDLLADLDRALG from the coding sequence GTGAGCGAGCAGGAGCACCACCTCAAGGCCGGGTTCGAGACCCGGGCGATCCACGCCGGCTACGAGCCCGACCCGACCACCGGTGCGGTGATCCCGCCGATCTACGCGACCTCCACCTACAAGCAGGACGGCGTCGGGGGGCTGCGCGGGGGCTACGAGTACAGCCGCTCGGCCAACCCCACCCGCACCGCCCTCGAGGGGGCCCTGGCCGCCGTGGAGGAGGGGGAGCGCGCCTTCACGTTCTCCTCCGGCCTGGCCGCCGAGGACACCCTGGTGCGCGCCACCTGCCGTCCCGGCGACCACGTCGTGCTGCCCGACGACGCCTACGGCGGCACCTTCCGACTCTTCGACAAGGTCGAGCGGGCCTGGGGCGTCGAGCACACCCCGGCGCCGGTCACCGACGTCGACGCCGTCCGGGCCGCGATCCGCCCGGGGCAGACCAGGCTGGTGTGGCTCGAGACGCCCACCAACCCGCTGCTCAACGTCGGCGACATCGAGGCCCTCGCCGCGGTGGCCCACGAGGCGGGCGCGCTGCTCGTCGTCGACAACACCTTCGCCTCGCCCTACCTGCAGCAGCCGCTGACCCTCGGCGCCGACGTCGTCGTGCACTCGACCACCAAGTACGTCGGAGGCCACTCCGACGTGGTCGGCGGCGCGCTCGTGGTCCGCGACCTCGACCTGGCTGAGAAGCTCACGTTCCACCAGAACGCGATCGGCGCCGTCCCCGGCCCGTTCGACAGCTTCCTGACCCACCGCGGCCTGAAGACCCTGGGCGTGCGGATGGACCGCCACTGCGACAACGCCGAGGCCGTCGTGGCCTTCCTCGCCGAGCACCCGGGCGTGGTCGAGGTGATCTACCCCGGCCTGCCGGAGCACCCCGGTCACGCGGTCGCCTCGCGCCAGATGAAGCGGTACGGCGGCATGGTGGCGTTCCGGGTCGTCGGCGGCGAGGACAAGGCGCTCGCGGTGTGCGAGCGCGCCCAGGTCTTCACCCTCGCCGAGTCGCTGGGCGGCATCGAGTCGCTCATCGAGCACCCCGGTCGGATGACCCACGCGAGCGTCGCGGGCACCGCCCTCGAGGTGCCGGCCGACCTGGTCCGGCTGTCGGTGGGCATCGAGAGCATCGACGACCTGCTCGCGGACCTCGATCGTGCCCTCGGCTGA
- the msrA gene encoding peptide-methionine (S)-S-oxide reductase MsrA codes for MFSRKSEMVTPDRALPGRVSDPFQRSDVHRVLKTPVVTDEVPAGHEVAVFGLGCFWGAEEIYWQVPGVWSTSVGYAGGFTAHPSYEEVCSGRTGHTEAVRIVFDPAVVSYADLVKTFFEVHDPTQGMRQGNDVGTQYRSAIYFTTPEQEQTARDLTKIYGDEIGRRRLGDITTEIRAAADVPYFYAEEQHQQYLAKNPHGYRCHANTGVKFPATH; via the coding sequence ATGTTCAGCCGCAAGTCCGAGATGGTCACCCCCGACCGTGCCCTGCCGGGCCGCGTGAGCGACCCGTTCCAGCGCAGCGACGTGCACCGCGTCCTGAAGACCCCGGTCGTCACCGACGAGGTCCCCGCCGGCCACGAGGTCGCCGTCTTCGGCCTCGGCTGCTTCTGGGGCGCCGAGGAGATCTACTGGCAGGTGCCCGGGGTCTGGTCCACGTCGGTCGGCTACGCCGGCGGCTTCACCGCCCACCCGTCGTACGAGGAGGTGTGCTCGGGACGCACCGGCCACACCGAGGCCGTGCGGATCGTCTTCGACCCGGCTGTCGTCTCCTACGCCGACCTGGTCAAGACGTTCTTCGAGGTCCACGACCCGACGCAGGGGATGCGCCAGGGCAACGACGTGGGCACGCAGTACCGCTCCGCGATCTACTTCACGACGCCCGAGCAGGAGCAGACGGCCCGTGACCTGACCAAGATCTACGGGGACGAGATCGGACGCCGCCGGCTCGGCGACATCACGACCGAGATCCGGGCCGCCGCCGACGTGCCCTACTTCTACGCCGAGGAGCAGCACCAGCAGTACCTCGCCAAGAACCCCCACGGCTACCGCTGCCACGCCAACACGGGCGTGAAGTTCCCCGCGACCCACTGA
- a CDS encoding nucleotide-binding protein, producing the protein MIPGDDAWVFDTGPLRTFVLSGWLGVLKFLAGERPVFIPDVVQRELRRQAADDHAIGSVLDAEWVHVFTSSDTAYMASFARYAHRLVADGQNEGECGVLAMGATLGCEMVIDDSTPRGIAEEEGLRVTATVPILCDAIRAKQLTLPMVEHVADELLANEYYLPFGPGGFRRHVLEHGLLEYEETI; encoded by the coding sequence ATGATCCCAGGTGACGATGCCTGGGTCTTCGACACCGGCCCGCTCAGAACCTTCGTGCTGAGTGGCTGGCTCGGAGTCCTGAAGTTTCTCGCCGGTGAGCGCCCAGTCTTCATTCCAGACGTCGTTCAACGAGAGCTGCGGCGCCAGGCTGCGGATGATCACGCGATCGGATCGGTACTCGATGCCGAATGGGTGCATGTGTTCACGTCGAGCGACACGGCGTACATGGCATCGTTCGCTCGCTACGCACACCGACTCGTCGCGGATGGACAGAACGAGGGCGAGTGTGGCGTCCTCGCCATGGGTGCGACCCTCGGCTGCGAGATGGTGATAGACGACAGCACGCCACGGGGGATCGCGGAGGAGGAGGGGCTCCGGGTGACTGCCACCGTTCCGATCCTGTGTGACGCGATTCGGGCGAAGCAGCTCACGCTCCCCATGGTGGAGCATGTGGCGGACGAGTTGCTGGCCAACGAGTACTACTTGCCGTTCGGTCCCGGAGGATTCCGCCGGCACGTGCTCGAGCATGGGCTGCTCGAATACGAGGAGACGATCTGA